TATATCCCAGGTATAGGCGGCACAACCTACCGGCCCGTGCACCAGATGCAGTGCGTCAGCAATGGGGTAAAGAACCACCCGTGAACCGCAAAACACACAGGCGCGCTGGCTTACCGAACCGGCCAGACTGGCCGTATCGCAGACCATATCAAAGCCGGCGGCCTTGCCGCCTTCGCGTACCTGTTGTTTACGGTCTTTCAGAATTTCAATCACTTTTGTTTACCTACATGACCAGCTCAAAAGATTCTTCTTTGCATTCGCGGTCTTTCTTATCCAAAAAGGCATTTAAAATCATTTCCAGCAAACGCATTGCCCCCCGATAGCCCACAACCGGGAAATACTGGTGGCCAACCCGGTCAAGAATGGGGAAGCCCAGCCGTACCAGCGGGGTATTTTCATCCCGGGCAATATACTTGCCGTAGGTATTGCCTATCAGCAGGTCTACCCCCTCCTGCTTTATCCACTGATGAAGGCGGTACATATCCGCCCCCGGCCCCTGGGCTATTTTGGCTTCGGGGACTGAATCCCCCAGCACTGCGGCCATTCTTTCTTCAAACCTTTTACCCGGCGTACCGGTCAGAACATATACCGGCTTCATATTAAGCAGCACCAGAAACTCGCTTAGGGCTACCAGCTGGTCAGGGTCTCCCCACAAAGCCACCCGCTTGCCGTAAGTGTACTGATGCAGGTTGGATATCAGATTTAGCAGGCGGCCGCGTTCTTCGGTAATGCTCTCAGGCACGTCAACATGAAAGCGCTTGCAAAGGGCATTTATAAAGCGGTCAGTTGCCTGCAGGCCGATGGGCAAATCCAGCAGGTCATAGGGCACTTTGCATTTTGAATCCAGCTGGAGTGCTGCCGGGCCGGAGGCCGCTTCACCCAAAGCAAAGGTGATTTTGCTGCGGCCGGTATCACGGAGCTGCTTAATAGTAGTTCCCCCGGCCGGAAAAAGCTCGGAATGACCGGTAAGGGGAGTATCCAGCACCCCGGAGGTATCCGGGAACATAATGTAATTTATGCCCATTGCCTCTACCAGGCGTTTAATTTCCCGCATATCCGCCGGTTCTACCCAACCCGGGATAATATTGGCGCGCCGCTCCGGCATGCCTTCAGCCGGTTCAGACAAATACTGCACCATGGATTTCACCATGTTGGCGAAACCGGTCACATGTGAGCCGGCATAGCTGGGGGTATTGGTATGGATAACCAGTTTTCCCTGCGGGATATGATTTTCTATTTTGGCCTTGCTGATAATCTGGGTAATATCATCACCGATAGTTTCAGACAAACAGGTAGTATGAACGGCAATAATATCCGGATTATAAACGCTGAATATATTGTCAATAGCCTGGAGCAGATTGGCCTGCCCGCCGAAGACGCTGGCCCCTTCGGTAAAGGAGCTGGTACCGCTAAGCACCTGCTCCTTATAGTGGCGGGTCAGGGTGCTGCGGTGATACGCACAGCACCCCTGTGAGCCGTGGCTGTGCGGCAGGCAGTTATGAATACCCAGCGCGGCATACATGGCCCCTATGGGCTGGCATGTTTTAGCCGGGTTAATTGTCAGTGCTTCACGGGGCGAATCCCCGGGTGCGGTATGTCTGAGTAACATAGACTAGTTTATCCCTCCGTTCCCCCAATCAGATTCCATAGGTAGCTTTAACCTGAGTCTGGCGCTGCC
This sequence is a window from Dehalococcoides mccartyi 195. Protein-coding genes within it:
- the nifK gene encoding nitrogenase molybdenum-iron protein subunit beta, yielding MLLRHTAPGDSPREALTINPAKTCQPIGAMYAALGIHNCLPHSHGSQGCCAYHRSTLTRHYKEQVLSGTSSFTEGASVFGGQANLLQAIDNIFSVYNPDIIAVHTTCLSETIGDDITQIISKAKIENHIPQGKLVIHTNTPSYAGSHVTGFANMVKSMVQYLSEPAEGMPERRANIIPGWVEPADMREIKRLVEAMGINYIMFPDTSGVLDTPLTGHSELFPAGGTTIKQLRDTGRSKITFALGEAASGPAALQLDSKCKVPYDLLDLPIGLQATDRFINALCKRFHVDVPESITEERGRLLNLISNLHQYTYGKRVALWGDPDQLVALSEFLVLLNMKPVYVLTGTPGKRFEERMAAVLGDSVPEAKIAQGPGADMYRLHQWIKQEGVDLLIGNTYGKYIARDENTPLVRLGFPILDRVGHQYFPVVGYRGAMRLLEMILNAFLDKKDRECKEESFELVM